One window of Gammaproteobacteria bacterium genomic DNA carries:
- a CDS encoding Fic family protein codes for MALSRADTALSELSGLGRFLPNPHLLIAPYIRREAVLSSRIEGTRATLSDILLDEVHAAIPHGDEADIREVRNYVTALEFGVKRLRKLPLSLRLVRELHDKLMKGVRGNSATPGEFRRSQNWIGPAGSTPVTATYVPPPPAHMQKTLAQWELSLHDRNKYPDLIQCALMHEQFEAIHPFLDGNGRIGRLLITLFLIERGRLTQPLLYLSAYIEAHHQDYYDLLQRVRTHCDWSGWLRFFLQGVTETATDALTRAANLMDLRDKYRRRLTGKPNALVLLDTLFANPYTTAAMAQKILRVSNPTARQVIVALEKVGMLKEVSGRKWGQLYMARPILAVIEKPFA; via the coding sequence ATCGCGTTGTCCCGCGCCGATACGGCGTTAAGCGAACTTTCCGGCCTCGGCCGCTTCCTGCCCAATCCACATTTATTAATCGCTCCGTATATTCGTCGTGAAGCAGTGTTGTCCTCCCGCATCGAAGGCACCCGCGCCACGCTGTCCGATATTCTGTTGGACGAAGTACATGCCGCTATCCCTCATGGCGACGAAGCCGATATCCGCGAAGTACGGAACTACGTAACCGCATTGGAGTTCGGCGTTAAACGGTTGCGCAAGTTACCGCTGTCGCTACGCCTGGTGCGCGAGCTGCACGATAAATTAATGAAAGGCGTACGTGGCAACAGCGCGACGCCCGGCGAGTTCCGGCGCTCGCAAAACTGGATCGGTCCAGCCGGCAGCACCCCGGTAACCGCAACCTATGTTCCGCCGCCACCGGCACACATGCAAAAGACTCTCGCACAATGGGAGCTGTCGTTGCATGATCGGAATAAATATCCCGACTTAATCCAATGCGCCCTCATGCACGAGCAGTTCGAAGCGATCCATCCTTTCCTGGACGGCAACGGGCGCATCGGTAGATTGCTCATCACGTTATTTCTCATCGAACGCGGACGCTTAACGCAACCGCTACTCTATCTTTCCGCCTACATCGAAGCGCACCACCAGGACTACTACGATTTACTGCAACGCGTACGCACCCATTGCGATTGGTCAGGGTGGCTGCGATTTTTTCTACAAGGCGTAACGGAAACCGCAACCGACGCACTAACCCGCGCCGCCAATCTTATGGACCTGCGCGATAAATACCGCCGCCGACTAACCGGCAAGCCAAACGCACTAGTATTGCTCGATACACTCTTCGCCAACCCGTACACTACTGCCGCCATGGCGCAGAAGATTCTCCGCGTATCGAATCCAACGGCACGCCAGGTTATCGTGGCGTTGGAGAAGGTAGGAATGCTAAAAGAAGTGTCGGGGAGGAAGTGGGGCCAGCTCTACATGGCGCGGCCTATTTTGGCGGTGATTGAAAAGCCGTTTGCGTGA
- a CDS encoding type VI secretion system tube protein Hcp, translating into MSIFMTLDGVQGESADKGHSKWIDVAYFQWGTKRLITSATSTRGDRESSNAVIRDLLIRRFMDRATPQLFIESCCGVGKTVTLHLTKTGVGGGADVYMKYVLKNALVSSYYVAGTREDTFRPVEHYKISFIELECRYTPYDENGKPMAPISVAFDTATSTKR; encoded by the coding sequence ATGTCAATTTTCATGACACTCGACGGAGTGCAAGGCGAGTCCGCAGACAAGGGGCATAGCAAATGGATTGATGTGGCCTATTTCCAGTGGGGCACCAAACGACTTATCACATCGGCGACTTCAACTCGGGGCGACCGGGAGTCATCCAACGCCGTGATCAGGGATTTATTAATCCGGCGTTTTATGGATAGAGCGACGCCGCAATTGTTTATTGAAAGTTGTTGCGGGGTCGGGAAGACGGTGACGCTACATTTAACGAAGACTGGAGTTGGTGGTGGAGCAGACGTCTACATGAAATATGTTCTGAAAAACGCGTTGGTCAGCTCGTACTATGTAGCTGGCACCCGCGAGGATACTTTCCGGCCTGTCGAACATTACAAGATAAGCTTTATAGAGTTGGAGTGTCGATATACCCCTTACGACGAAAACGGAAAACCAATGGCGCCGATCTCGGTGGCGTTTGATACGGCGACGAGTACCAAACGGTAA
- a CDS encoding ATP-binding protein — MIKRTAILRTLKAALERSRVVVLVGPRQCGKTTLARQLLSEDSINYFDLEDPASLARLDEPMTALRPLKGLVVIDEVQRRPDLFPVLRVLADRKDKPARFLILGSASGDLLRQTSESLAGRMERIAIDGFSLAELGADAEPVLWRRGGFPLSYLAASEADSLAWRKSFIQTLLERDFPQWGVRVPATALQRFWTMLAHYHGQIWNAAEAARALSVGESTTRRYLDLLTDALMIRQLQPWHANLRKRQVKSPKIYVRDSGLLHQLLGIGTAKVLMSHPKLGASWEGFAIEQVLMTEPHEEAFFWATHQGAEIDLILRRGDELLGVECKRADAPRVTPSIRVALDDLKLARVAVLYPGSKRYPLDERVEAVPVQGLAQGKPIFREAP; from the coding sequence ATGATTAAACGCACGGCGATTCTCCGCACCCTGAAAGCAGCCCTGGAACGCAGCCGCGTGGTTGTGCTGGTGGGGCCGCGCCAGTGCGGCAAGACGACGCTCGCGCGCCAGTTGTTGAGCGAAGACTCCATCAACTACTTCGACCTGGAAGATCCGGCCAGCCTCGCGCGGTTGGACGAACCCATGACGGCGTTGCGGCCGCTGAAGGGGCTGGTGGTGATCGACGAGGTGCAGCGGCGGCCGGATCTGTTTCCGGTGTTGCGGGTGTTGGCGGATCGCAAGGATAAGCCCGCGCGGTTTTTGATTCTGGGCAGTGCGTCGGGCGACTTGCTGCGACAGACGTCGGAAAGCCTGGCCGGGCGCATGGAGCGAATCGCCATTGATGGTTTTTCGCTGGCGGAGTTGGGTGCGGATGCCGAACCGGTCTTGTGGCGGCGCGGAGGGTTTCCGCTGTCGTATCTCGCCGCGAGCGAAGCCGACAGTCTGGCGTGGCGTAAGAGCTTTATTCAAACACTGCTCGAACGCGACTTCCCGCAATGGGGTGTGCGCGTTCCGGCGACCGCGTTGCAACGCTTTTGGACCATGCTCGCGCATTACCACGGACAGATATGGAACGCGGCGGAGGCGGCGCGGGCGCTGTCGGTGGGCGAGTCCACCACTCGGCGTTATCTCGACCTGTTGACGGATGCCTTGATGATCCGTCAGTTGCAACCCTGGCACGCCAATCTGCGTAAGCGCCAGGTGAAGTCGCCGAAGATATACGTGCGCGACAGCGGGCTGCTGCATCAGTTGCTTGGCATCGGTACGGCGAAGGTATTAATGAGCCATCCTAAGCTCGGTGCGTCGTGGGAAGGCTTCGCCATCGAGCAAGTGCTGATGACCGAACCGCACGAGGAGGCATTCTTCTGGGCGACGCATCAGGGGGCGGAGATCGATCTGATCCTGCGCCGTGGCGACGAGTTGCTGGGCGTGGAGTGCAAGCGCGCCGATGCGCCGCGTGTGACGCCCTCGATCCGCGTTGCGCTCGACGACCTCAAGCTTGCGCGCGTGGCGGTGCTCTATCCGGGTAGCAAGCGCTATCCGCTGGACGAGCGCGTGGAGGCGGTGCCAGTGCAAGGGCTCGCCCAAGGGAAACCCATCTTTCGAGAAGCGCCGTGA